The Jaculus jaculus isolate mJacJac1 chromosome 14, mJacJac1.mat.Y.cur, whole genome shotgun sequence nucleotide sequence aaggaaagagagagagagagagagattgggtgctccagggtcttcaaccactgcaaacaaactccacaagcatgtgccaccttgtacctctgacttaattgggtcctggggaaccaaaactGAGTCttttggcattgctggcaagtgctttaaacactgaACCTTCTCTACAAACTTGGCAAGAGTATCTTAACCCGTGAATTTTGGAGGGATTTTAACTTTACCTTCTGAAAATGGGGAAGGGGTTGTATGGGCCTCCCACTTATCTTGATCGGGTGTCACAAGTTCCCTTTTTGAGTGCCCTCTCTCGGTGTCTTCCCCAGGCCTCTTCTTTGCAACCTTCTGCTCTTCTTAAGAAACTGAAGACCATAGGAAGCAGATCAGAGAGCCCAGCCCTTCTGGCCATTGAAACGCTGGGCAAATTTAAATTCTTTGTGTATATGCTATTTTCATCTTTTGTagtcatggactggagagaaagctcagtgcCTGTGTGGAAAGTCTccaggcctgagttcaaatccacagCCATCTGTGTAAGGTCAGAAGTCAAAAGTGGTTTGtgtatgtggaattcatttgcagtggcagagttCCTgggtacttacacacacacacacacacacacacaaataaatgaaggaataaaaattaaaaatacctcagGGGTGCTGGtggtattgctcagtggttaagatacttgcctgcaaagtctaatgacctggctttaattccctagtaaccatgtaaggTTGTTTGCACCAAGTGTCACAGTGTCCAGAGATCATTACAGATGGTAGAGGTCCTGAATTGCCCATtcactgtccctttctctctctctctctctctttctctgtgcaaataaataaataaatacttaataaaaaattcctcaggccaggtatagtggctcatgcctttaatcccagcacttgggaggcagaggtagaaggattgcccagagttcgaggacagcctgagactacatagtgatgtccaggacagcctgagctagagtaaggccctacctcggaaaaaccaaaaaagataaaaagttcctcaaaagaagaagggaggggcaCAAGCTTCTCCAGGATGTCCCCTGTTGTGACAGAATAACAACCtgtgtctcttcttcccttttgaCGATCCTCTCTACCAGGTTCCACTGTACAGAGACCACAGAGTCAGTTCCTTTTTGTCTATTGTGGGCCATGTCCCAGTACATGACATAGGTGTGcttgttttaattatatatgtttatattttttcacaCAAGGTCTTATAAATCCCAAGCTCATCTGAGACTCACTATGTGGCCAAGCATGACCTAAATCCtgattcccctgcctccacccgcttcccgaatgctgagattaccgGCATGCAACACCTGGTTAGGCTTGTGAGgtgctggctttgaacccactgCCTTGTCTTTACAGAGCAATCACTCTCCCAGCAGAGATATACTCCCAGGCCCCTGTGGGTTTGAATAGGAAGTACACTCACCGCCACCTCTGCACAgtctcctctgctcatgtcactgaTTGTAAAAAGAAGGCTGGCCTCGAATCTGGGCCAGGTAAACCCTTCACTCAACCTGCCACTTCCCCACTGAGCCTCCTCCCATGGGGAGTTCCTGCTATTGGAAGATCTCTCATCTTCTCCCTGGAAAGTAATATGTTGGGGACAGGGTCCAGGCCACTGTGCAGAGTGTGCCATGACAGACTGCTGAGAAAATCACGGTCACATCCTCCCCCAGCTTCCTGTGGGGCCTCCTTCCAGTTCCTCTAGAAGCGTCCAATAGAGCAGACTGTCCATGGCGGCCCTGAGCTACAGCCAGACATGCTGCCGCTccttctgctcctgctgctctggGGACCTGAGAGGGTGGATGGCGTGTGGAAAAACCCTGAGGGTTACGTGCTGAATGTGCCAAGTCAGGTGACTGTGCAGGAGGGCCTCTGTGTCCATGTGCCCTGCAATTTCTCCTACCAACGGGATTATTGGACTGACTCACATCCAGCTTATGGCTTCTGGTTCTTGGAAGGATCCAATACAAGAAATGATTCTCCAGTGGCAACTAACAAGCCAGAAAAACCCGTCCAGAAGGCTGCTTTGGGCCGATTCTCCCTTGTTGGGGATCCAAAGGACAACAACTGTACCCTGGAAATCAGAGATGCCAGGAAGAAGGACAGGAAGTCATACTTCTTTCGGCTAGAGAGAGGGGATACAAAGTGGAACTATCAGAAACATCTACTTGTGAATGTGAAAGGTAAGTCAACATAAACCTCTATTCAGCCACATAGGAAGGTTATGGTTGTCACAGGACAAGGCCAGGATGTCACCTTGACCTCAGGGAGGCTGGGGCTGGATCATCAGAGCTCGGTGGGTGTAGGTGGATCAAAGCCTGCACTTTCCCACAGCTGGACCTCATCCATCCTCACTCAGTGCCTCTTCTGTTCACCAGCCCTCACTCACAACCCCCACATCGACGTCCCAGAGACCTTAGAGGCCGGGCAGCCCAGCAACCTGACCTGCTCTGCTCCCTGGGCATGTGAATCGGGCCCACCCCCCATGGTATCCTGGACTGTGGGCTCTGTGACAACCCTGGGACCCAGAACCACTCGCTCCTTGGTGTTGAGCCTCATGCCCAGGCCCCAGGACCATGGCACCAATCTCACCTGCATGGTGACTCTACCTGGACCCAATGTGACCAGGAGAACGACCACCTATCTCAATGTGTCATGTGAGTCTAGGCTAAGACATTGGGATGTCTAATAGAGTGGGGTCTCCAGAGCATTGGGGTCTGGGTCAGCTTCTGAATTCTGAGTAATGATTGCTAAAATCTGGGTTCTGGGCAGGTCAGGAGGGTCATGCCCTCACCATTCCTAAGCAGTATGGGTACAGAGCCTCCTACTGATTGCCTTTCATGTCTCCCTGTCCTAGATGCTCCACAGAACCTGACTGTGACCACCTGGGAAGGAATTGGAGGAGGTAGGTAGATCCTCTGTGGTTTTCGGGTGCAGGGGTCAACTTACCACTCCCTAGGTTCATCCCAGTGGCAAGGATCCCCTTTGGGAGACAGTGTTCCCTCCTATGTCTTGTCCCCTCAGTTTCGTTGGGACGTGTCACTCATTCTCTGGTGACCAAAGGGATAGGGTAACATTCATCAGGGAGAACCACACATTCTAAGCCTTTCTCATCCATCTATGCATCAATATTCATCTTTGACTCTTTATTCCCCCAAtggtttttatgtgagtgcttgcTCAAAGAGACGGGACCACAGAGCAACCATTCAGAATGCACAGAAATCTGACCCCAGCTGCTCATTCACTTCCCTAGAAGTGACCAGTGTCTGCACAGGTTGTATGATCCTGGCTTGTCCAGCAGAGTATCTAAGAGGTCAATGGATAGTAGCAACACAGAAAGTCCTCATTCTTCCTTCTCTGGTGCCTACTGCATGGAGGGACCCATTCTGTGACTTCTTGTATCAAAGGCAGCTGTGCCATTGATATACCTCATATCGAAACAGTGTGCAATGATTATCTTTGTCTATATCTGTGTGTATGggtttgtgtgtatttgtttgctgAAGTCCTAAGGGCAAAAAGGATCTATGTCATATGATGTCTCTacctttgagagtgacagtcacatTGCCCACACTGAAACCAGACCCATTTACATCTCTGCTGGAGATGGCTGAAAGCATGGATTTCCTGTAGTCTATGTTCCATGTTGATGTGTCCAACTCCCTCCCATGTctcctgttttctttgttttaatccctTTGTCACTTGGACCCTTCTCTACAGCATCCACGTTCCTGGAGAATGGCTCATTTCACCTCATTCCAGAGGGACAGTCTCTGAGTCTGCTGTGTGCGGCTGACAGCAACCCCCCTGCTAGACTGAGCTGGTTCTGGGGAAACCTGATTGTGAGCCCCTTAAATCCATCCAACCCTGGGCTGCTGGAATTGTCTCCGCACCATCTCACAGTAGGAGGAGATTTCACCTGCCAGGCTCAGAACACTGTGGGCTCCCAACGTCTCTCCTTGAGCCTGGCCATGGAAGGTAAGTGAGCATTTCGTTTGAGCAAAACAGGAGAATGTCAGCACCTGTCCATTCTTCATAGGCTCTCCCCAAAAAACAGTTCTCTTATCTTCACAGGACAGCTTGGCTCCAGCTGGGCTAAGCTCTGAGGCCAGGATTTTCTCTGCCACCAAGAGcctcaatatttttttcccatagcCAGTTAGCCGGGAGGAAGAAAGCCACTGGAGGGAACGGGCAACCTTAGTGTGCTGGTAAGACAAGATACTCATTGTTCAGGTCTGGAAATAAGGTGAGGTGTTTGCCCTGGCATAAAATTTAAGGGAACCCAAAGCAAAATAGCACATAAACAAACTTTAAACAATTCAAGATTGAAATATATGTGGCAGTCTGATAAGTAAGGCTAGATGCTAGGGTATTCTTGGCAACACTCTCCTGTTGAGCCATGCACTCAGGCAGTTAGCAGTTATTCTTGGTGTTCATGCTACAGCTGAGTTATACACCCAGCTTCTGGTCACATCTATGTCCAGACAGGGCTTCTTTATGTGACGTAGTTTGATATGAACACACTTTGTAGCATagagtgacctggaacttgcAATTCTCCCTCCTTTGCACCCCATAAAATGTGGAAGGGAGGTCACTTCATGGTCCATATCTGCCAAACCACTGTGACTGTAATAAGAACAGCCTAACAAAGAATTTTTCAGAGAGGGTCTGTGATCTTAAGTGCTCTAATAAAATGGGTGTAGTGTGGGGGATCTCCGAGTTGCTTTAGATAGTGGACAACTCATATTTTCATAGTTTTAAGTGGGAACAAGAAAATATGCAGGGTCCTGGGCCAAAGTCTGAGGAGGAAAGTGGACCATGCATGGATCTTTCCTAATCTTCACCTCTCTTATGGGACATTTTCAGAGTCCAGGAACTAAGGCACAAGTGCCACTAAGCTTTAACCTTTCCTCTTTCGTGGCCAAGTTACATATCTTTTTTTGGCGGCCCTGACCTGATATTTGGGGTTAATGCATGATATTCCTTAGACCCTGCCTGCCCCAGGTAATTGATTGacattgtgccagggccttctgagCAGGTTGTCTGCTCCATTTCCATTGAGGCAGCCACCCTCATGCCTAGGACTATCAAGTTTACATGGCTGTGTTTATCTTCCCTCTTCAAACTACAACCATTCCATTGTCCACCAGGTTGGAATAACCAAACACCTCTCTTCTGCAACACTTCCTGGGGTGGTTACCCTAGGACCCATGAGGAGAGCGTGAATGGGAAGAGGGGCTCGGAGCACTGGgcacttttgtgtctggatgcTTTTAAGTGCTGTGGAGCAGGAACGATATCAGTCTCCACTTGTCCAGAGTTGTAAGTTGGGAGGTTGTAATCAACCACAGCTCCATATTGGCAAATATTTCTGTTCTGGAAGCTTCATAGAAGCTGGATTGTAGTGTATTTTGGTGAAGTGGCCATGATACGGCACAGAAATGATTTTGTTCCGTTACGCATCTCTCACTTACTGAAATCAGCACACAAGCTGCGTCACCAGTTTTTATGTCTTTTCCCAAAGTAAAGACTTTTCCTATACCATCCTTGATAAGCAGACAAGGTTCTTACTCAAATCCCCTAGCCAATGGGGCCAGAGTTTCTGTCCAGAATGGCACTCTCAGAGTTTCTTCCTTGCCATATGGTGAACATAGAAGGATAAAGATTGGGAATGCTGGCATTCCTACAGGGGCCCAGTGAATTTCACTGCTATGACATACCCCAGGGAATTCTCTGACTCAGGTTGGTAAGCCTCTTGATGTAAAACAGGTCAGCTGGAGTTTTTCTAGTGACCAGCAAGTGCATGTGCTTTATGTCCTGGAGGGAGATTTTCTGAGCTTCAAATTTACTTCCTGAGAACATGAACAGCTAAAAAGAACACACTATGTaatattttgcatgtgtggagAAGAATTAGGGACAACACTAGGGCCCATGGAGGTCTGCACTTGCCATCGAATATTCTAGTCTTCCTTGTGATGGGGGTGCAGGGCTAGCCTTACCTCACCCTAAGCGCATTCCAGTGGCAGAGATCCCTTGTTGGAGACAGTGTTCTGTCCTATCTATTGTCCCtcagcttgcttagcatgtgtcaCTCATTCTCTGGCGACCAAAGGGATAGGGGAACATTCATAAGGCAGAACCACACATTCTGAGACTTTCTCATCCATCTATGCATCAATCTTCATCTTTGGCTCTTTATTCCCCCAATGGTTTTTATATGAGTGCTCGGTCACAGCAAACATTCACAACACACAGAAGTCTGACCCCAGGGGCTCACTCGCCTCCCTAGAAGTGACCGGTGCTTGCACAGGTTGTATGAGCCTGGCTTTGCCCAGAAGAGTATCTGAGGGGTCAATGGATGGTAGTAACACAGACAGTCCTCATTCTTCCTGACTGTGGTGCCCACTGCATGGAGGGACCCCATTTTGTGACTTCTTGTATCCAAAGCAGCCGTGCCGTTGATATATCAAAACAGTGTGCAATGATTACTCTTTgtctatatctgtgtgtgtgggtttgtgtgtatttgtttgctgAGGTCCTAAGCTCAAAATATATCTATGTCACATGATGTCTCTTCCCTGAGAGTGACAGTCACATTGCCCTCACTGAAACCAGACACATTTACATCTCTGCTGGAGATGGCTGAAAGCATGGATTTCCTGTAGTCTAGTCCATGTTGATGTGTCCACCTCCCTCCCATGTCTCCTGTGTTCTTTGTTATAATCTCTTTGTCACATGGACCCTTATCTACAGAGCCTATTGTCTTGGAGAATGGCTCCTTTTTCCACATTCCAGAGGGCAAGTCTCTGAGCCTACTGTGTGTGGCTGACAGCAATCCCCCTGCTAGACTGAGTTGGACCTGGGGAAACCTGAGGTTGGACCCCTTGCTTCTTTCCAACCCTGGGCTGCTGGAATTGTCTCCACACCATCTCAAAGTGGGAGGAGATTTCGCCTGCCAGGCTCAGAACACTGTGGGCTCCCAACGTCTCTCCTTGAGTCTGGCCATGGAAGGTGAGTGACCACTGGGTTGGAGCAAGACAAGAGAAGGTCAGCACCTGTCCATCCTTCACAGGCCCTCCACAAACAACATTTCCCTTAGCTTCACAGAAAAGCTTGGTTCCAGCTGATTTAGGCTGTGAGACCAGGATTTTCTCTGCCACCAAGAGCCTCACTGTTTTCTTCCCATAGCCAGCTAGCCGGGAAGAAGAAAGCCACTGGAGGGAATGGGCCCCAAGAGTTTGCTGGTAAGACAATGTACTTGTTCTTCAGGTCAGACTTAGGTGAGGTGTTTGTCCTGGCATAAAATTTAAGTGAACCCAAACAAAATAGACATAAACGAACATTAAACAGTTCAAGAATGAAATACATGTGGCGGTCTGATGATTAAGCCTAGATGCTAGGGTATTCTTGGAAACACTCTCCTGTTGGGCCATGCACTTAGGCAGTTAGCGGTTGGTTATTCTTGGTATTCACTCTACAGCTAAGTTATACACCCAGCTTTTGGTCACATCTATGTCCAGACAAGGCTTCTCTACATGACGCATATTGATATGAACACACTTTGTAACATAGAGTGACCTAACTTGCAATTCTCCCTCCTTTGGACCCCAAAAAATCATGGACTGGAGACCTCCACTTCATGGTCCATGTCTGCCCAACCACTGTGACTGTAAGAAGAACAGCCTAGCAAATATTTTTCCAGAGAAGGTCTATGAACTAAGGTGTTCTAAGGAAATGGATGTAGTGTGGGGGTCTCAGACTTGCTTTAGATACGAGCCAACTCAGAATTTCTCCATTTTAAGTGGGAACAAGAAAATTTGCAGGGCCTGGGCCAAAATCAGAAGAGGTAAGTGGACCATGCATGGATCTTTCCTAATCTTCACCTCTCTTATGGGACATTTTCAGAGTCCAGGAACTAAGGCACAAGTCCCACTAAACATTAAACTGTGTTTTTCCTCTTTTGTGGCCAAGTCACCTATCTTTCCTTGGCAGCCCTGACCTGATATCTAGGGTTAGTGCATGATATTCCTTAGAACCTGCCTGCCCCAGGTAATTGATTGACATTTGCTAGGGTTTTCTGAGCAGGTTGTTTCCTCCATTTCCAATGCTGGCAGCCACCCTCATGCCTGGGCATATCAAGTTCACAAGGCTGTGTTCATCTTCCCTCTTCAAACTACAACCGTTCCATTGTCTACCAGGTTGGAGTAACCACACACCAGTTTTGTGCAACACTTCCTTGGGTGGTTATACTAGAACCCATGTGCCTGTGAGGATAGTGTGAATGGGGAGAGGAGCTCAGAGCACTGGGCACTTTTGTGTCTGGATACTGGTACGTGCAGTGAAGCGGGAAAAATATTATTCTCCAGTTGTCCAGGGCTGTCAGTTGGGAGGACGTAATCAAAAGCAGCTCCACGTTGGCAAATCTTTCTGCTCTAGAAGCTTCATAAAAGCTGGACCAGACTGTATTTTGGTAAAGGGGTCAGGATAGAGTACAGAAATTATTTTGTTCCATATGCATCTCTCACTCACTGAACTCAGCACACCAGCTGCGTCACCAGTTTTTATGTCTTTTCCCAAAGGAAAGACTCTTGCTATACCATCCTTAATAAACAGACAAGGGTCTTAACTCAAATCTCTCTCCTCATCAGACATTGGGGCCAAGGTTTTTGTCCAGAATGGCACTGTCGGGGTTCCCTCACTGCCAGATGGTGAACAAGGGAGTTTAGAGATTGAGAATGCTGTCATTCCTAGAGCAGCCCAGTGAATTTCACTACTATGACATACCTCAGGGAATTTTCTGACTCAGGTTGGTAAGCCTCTCGTGATATAAAACAGGTCAGCTGGAGTTTTTCTAGTGACCAGCAAGTGTATGGGCTTTATGTCCTGAAGGGAGAATTTCTGAGCTTCAAATTTACTTCCTGAGAATGTGAACAGCTAAAAAGAATTCACTATCTAATACTTTGCTTGTGTAGAGAAGAATGAGGGACAATAGGGGCTGTGGAGGAGTGCCCTTTGTCATAGAATATTCTAGTCTTCCTTGTGATGTGGGAATATTCAGAATCTATTAAAAAACTTTTCTTTCAAGGAGAGCCTGATGTTCCTACACCTGGGATTGACATAACAGTCCAGAACTTTGGTTGGTCTCAATCAGACAATAGAAATACGTGATGATGTGCAGttcccttctcatttctgggacaaagctcctgatcaaaagcagctgatggaggaaagTTATTTTATTCTGGATTGCAGTcttgaggggacactccatgatggcaggggaaatcatgaCATGAGTAAGGGCTGTACATCACGTCGGCCACCACACGTGGAAAACGGCAGTATGAGAGGAGCAGATCTCAGACAAGGGGAGCTACGCCACTACAAGGGGAGCTACGCCACTACTACGCCCATCACCAACATCAGACCTCCTCCCCAAGGCTGCActgcccaaattgccaccagctagggaccaagcattcaccCACATGATTTTACAGGGGCGTCTAATTCAAAGAATCACAGTTAGTGAAAACAGAAACTTCACTACTCAGACGAGATATTGTACATTTCACTTTTTCGTGCTCTGTTTATAAAACCTTTCAAAAAGAGGTTAATGGGAGAAAGTCTCTCTGCATTACAATATGGATAGTGATAAGTTGGAGAGTGATTAAACCATCATACTGCCTTTCTCATAATGAAAACCAAAGATTGGTTATCTTCCAGTCATCCTTTATGTGAATCACAGGACCTGCCTTCTAAAATTCtagggttcttttctttttcttctattttgtttgtgTGCGACAAGGCCCTTTCACTATGCATCCCAGGATTCCCTGAAAATTTCTATATGCTCCTGATGGTGAAATCCACAGGTACCACTCTCCTGAAATATCTATTGTCTCCTCCCTATCCCTTTTCCTGGTCAAATAATTGCCCATAATTTTCTGTGTGTTGTTCCCAGCTTGGCTTTCCCATCCATCTGCGTTGCTAGGAGCATCCACCCATTTTCCCTACTAAGCCTTGAGCTTATTCCTCATCTCCCCCAATTTCCTATCCATTGCCAAGTTTATCTTCACCCCACCCTGCTCATAGATATGGCATCTCTGTCCATCAACAACATCTGCGACATCTTCTTTTTCTTGAATAGATATGTATATGagaatgtgtacatgcatatgtgtgcctgTATGTTTGGATGCCACCTTATATCCTGTGGTATCATTCCTTATGAACAGTTCACCTTTTCTGAAAGAAGGGGTATCTTTGGCGTGGAGCTCTCCAAAGCTTGACAAGCTGCCAAATGAGCATCAAGCATTGACCTCTCTATGCCTCCCCATCACTGGGCTTCTAGACACTCACAAACTTCCTTGGCAATTTCCCATGAGTTCTAAGGATTGAATCCATATTGTCTTGCCTCACCAGACAAGAGCTGTATTCAATGGGTTTCTTCATCATCATACTCTTCCTTCTGCACTTATGCTATTGTATTGTTCAATAGTTCTTGAGAGAGTCCCTTCCCAACAGGGACTCATTAATCCACTTCTTTATCTGCTACCTTCCCTGTCCCCGTTCTCCCCACATACAGAGACTTTTGCCTTCATCACCTTCACTCTCCCTCCTCCACAATTTCTCCCACTATAGCCCATGTCTCTCAGTGTTCACTTCAGAAGGGTCATAAACCCAGAACTGGCCCTGTCCTTCCCCTGTCCAAACTTTTCAGCACCCGCTGAGCTCCCAGCACCTTCAGCAGAGCCTGTCTGTGCAGAAATAAGGGGCAGGAAAGCTGTCGGGGTTTTGGCATGTCACCTGGAGAGGTGCTGGGATATGTGGTGGAAAGAAGTGCTGGGACAAGGATGTCAtgtcctcctttttcctcttcctttctgttgCAGATGAGAAGCAAAAGGACTCCTGGCCACTGGTCTTCACTCTGATCAGGGGGTCTGTCATGGGAACTGTCTTCCTCCTCATCTATGGCCTCACTTGGATCTACTATACCAGGTGAGTAGGTCTGCCCCTCTCCAGTGTGGCACCCCAATTTCCAGCTGGGGTAGAGCTGTCTTATACcacctgttgttgttgtttgttcatcttcttcttcttctttttctttcttgtttttgaggtagggtctcaatctagctcaggctgtcatggaattcactatgtagactcagggtagcctcaaactcacagcaaccctcccacttctgcctccggagtgttggaattacaggcgtgtgccagtACACCAGGCCCACCTGTTATTCTTTAGCCACTGACTCTGATGTGAGAGCCTATGGGTTGTGCAGGGGTGCCGGTGTCTATGGTGCCGGGCTCTGACACTTCACTAGTGCCCTCCTTGTTGACTCAGGACGTGCCGGTGGTCCGAGACCAGGAAAGGGAACATGGAACTGTCACTGTTGGCCTCTCCCTGGGAGCTCTCAAGTGACACGCCCCCCCCTTCCCTGTTGACACTTGTGCCCCAACCCATGCAGAGGTGTCCTTTGATGACTGTACTCTTATCACTGTAACGTTGCTCTGTTTATGCCTACTACGTATTTGTGTTTTGCTTCTAGATTAAAATCACTGTCCACTTTGGTCCAAGAAACTTCTGCTTGCAGTGAGCATTGGTGACCATAGAGACTCCTAACTGGTCACAGTcttgagaatgagagagtgggCAATGCTCAGCCATAAATTG carries:
- the LOC123454638 gene encoding sialic acid-binding Ig-like lectin 8, producing MLPLLLLLLLWGPERVDGVWKNPEGYVLNVPSQVTVQEGLCVHVPCNFSYQRDYWTDSHPAYGFWFLEGSNTRNDSPVATNKPEKPVQKAALGRFSLVGDPKDNNCTLEIRDARKKDRKSYFFRLERGDTKWNYQKHLLVNVKALTHNPHIDVPETLEAGQPSNLTCSAPWACESGPPPMVSWTVGSVTTLGPRTTRSLVLSLMPRPQDHGTNLTCMVTLPGPNVTRRTTTYLNVSYAPQNLTVTTWEGIGGASTFLENGSFHLIPEGQSLSLLCAADSNPPARLSWFWGNLIVSPLNPSNPGLLELSPHHLTVGGDFTCQAQNTVGSQRLSLSLAMEDEKQKDSWPLVFTLIRGSVMGTVFLLIYGLTWIYYTRLKSLSTLVQETSACSEHW